Proteins from a single region of Sinorhizobium alkalisoli:
- a CDS encoding isocitrate lyase/PEP mutase family protein, which translates to MTQEERALAFAALHRKGDPIILYNIWDAGSARCVAEAGAKALATGSWSVAAAHGFSDGQKIPLPLLVEVAREILAATDLPLSVDFEGAYSEDPAQGAANVAQLIDAGVIGINFEDQIVGKSGIHPTDRQVARIRAIREMAERQSVSLFINARTDLFLKESDETRHGDLINEAITRARAYAGAGASGFFAPGLADADLIGRLCAASPLPVNVMMKPDAPDVSTLAAAGVGRISYGPFPYRAMVAWLRAEAEKVYGGGGK; encoded by the coding sequence ATGACACAGGAGGAAAGGGCGCTTGCCTTTGCAGCGCTCCACCGCAAGGGTGACCCGATCATTCTCTACAATATCTGGGATGCGGGCAGCGCCCGCTGTGTGGCCGAAGCGGGCGCCAAAGCGCTGGCGACCGGAAGCTGGTCGGTCGCGGCAGCCCATGGCTTTTCCGATGGGCAGAAGATACCGCTCCCGCTGCTGGTCGAGGTCGCCCGCGAAATCCTCGCCGCGACCGATCTCCCGCTTTCGGTGGACTTCGAAGGCGCCTATTCGGAAGATCCGGCGCAGGGGGCCGCCAATGTCGCACAGCTTATCGATGCCGGTGTTATCGGCATCAATTTCGAGGATCAGATCGTCGGCAAAAGCGGCATCCATCCGACCGACAGGCAGGTTGCAAGGATCCGCGCCATTCGCGAAATGGCGGAGCGCCAGAGCGTTTCGCTGTTCATCAACGCCCGCACCGATCTCTTCCTGAAGGAAAGCGACGAGACCCGCCACGGGGATCTCATCAACGAGGCGATCACCCGCGCCAGGGCCTATGCAGGCGCGGGCGCCAGCGGCTTCTTCGCGCCGGGACTGGCCGATGCCGACCTGATCGGCCGGCTGTGCGCGGCCTCCCCGCTGCCGGTGAACGTGATGATGAAGCCCGACGCGCCGGACGTTTCCACGCTCGCCGCCGCCGGCGTCGGCCGCATCAGCTACGGTCCGTTCCCCTATCGGGCGATGGTCGCCTGGCTGCGCGCAGAGGCGGAGAAGGTCTATGGGGGTGGAGGAAAATAG
- the argB gene encoding acetylglutamate kinase, producing the protein MSASESEIQARLLAQALPYMQRYENKTIVVKYGGHAMGNPELGRAFASDVALLKQSGVNPIVVHGGGPQIGAMLNKMGIESKFEGGLRVTDQKTVEIVEMVLAGSINKEIVALINQTGEWAIGLCGKDGNMVFAEKAKKTIRDPDSNIERVLDLGFVGDVVEVDRTLLDLLARSEMIPVIAPVAPGRDGHTYNINADTFAGAIAGALNATRLLFLTDVPGVLNRNGELIKELSVAEARGLIADGTISGGMIPKVETCIDAIKAGVQGVVILNGKTAHAVLLEIFTERGAGTLIVP; encoded by the coding sequence ATGTCCGCATCAGAAAGTGAAATCCAGGCACGCCTGCTCGCGCAGGCCCTGCCCTATATGCAGCGCTACGAGAACAAGACGATCGTCGTGAAGTATGGCGGGCATGCGATGGGCAATCCCGAACTCGGCCGGGCCTTCGCCAGCGACGTCGCGCTCTTGAAGCAGTCCGGCGTCAATCCGATCGTCGTCCATGGGGGCGGTCCCCAGATCGGTGCCATGCTGAACAAGATGGGCATCGAATCGAAATTCGAAGGCGGGCTTCGCGTCACCGATCAGAAGACCGTCGAGATCGTCGAAATGGTGCTTGCGGGCTCGATCAACAAGGAGATCGTCGCGCTGATCAACCAGACCGGCGAATGGGCGATCGGCCTTTGCGGCAAGGACGGCAACATGGTCTTTGCGGAAAAGGCCAAGAAGACCATCCGCGATCCGGACTCGAACATCGAGCGCGTGCTCGATCTCGGCTTCGTCGGCGACGTGGTCGAAGTGGACCGTACACTGCTCGATCTGCTCGCACGCTCCGAGATGATCCCGGTCATCGCGCCGGTCGCCCCCGGCCGCGACGGCCATACCTACAACATCAATGCCGATACCTTCGCCGGCGCAATCGCCGGCGCACTAAACGCGACGCGCCTTCTGTTCCTGACGGATGTGCCCGGCGTTCTCAACAGGAACGGCGAGCTCATCAAGGAGCTCTCGGTCGCCGAAGCGCGCGGACTGATCGCCGACGGCACGATATCCGGCGGCATGATTCCGAAGGTCGAGACCTGCATCGACGCGATCAAGGCCGGCGTGCAGGGCGTGGTCATCCTCAACGGCAAGACCGCACACGCCGTACTCCTGGAAATCTTCACCGAACGCGGCGCCGGCACGCTGATCGTGCCGTAG
- a CDS encoding LOG family protein, with protein sequence MGRMKKRSLRRRGGVWDPLADSQQSRQRASTVPLTAQSASPTYRLAYVDDDFLCREELRPVRLQLELLKTEMMLAERGINSTIVMFGGARIPEPGGPAWAAKNETQRKNLEAASVYYTEARKFARLCSEQSAKLGHKEYVVVTGGGPGVMEAGNRGAADAGAPSIGFNIVLPHEQAPNSYVTPELSFNFHYFAIRKMHFLLRARAVAVFPGGFGTLDELFETVTLMQTGRLALVPLLLFGEKFWRSIINFQALADFGTIAPNDIDLVHFVETAEEAWDVIVRFYETVDPKSMPMASGRR encoded by the coding sequence ATGGGACGCATGAAAAAGCGAAGCCTTCGCCGCAGAGGCGGGGTCTGGGATCCGCTGGCGGACAGCCAGCAAAGCAGGCAACGCGCCTCCACCGTCCCGCTCACGGCGCAATCCGCTTCGCCGACCTATCGTCTCGCCTATGTCGACGACGATTTCCTATGCCGTGAGGAATTGCGCCCGGTACGTCTGCAGCTCGAACTATTGAAGACGGAGATGATGCTCGCGGAGCGCGGCATCAACTCTACCATCGTCATGTTCGGAGGCGCGCGGATTCCCGAACCCGGCGGCCCTGCCTGGGCGGCCAAGAACGAAACGCAGCGCAAGAATCTGGAGGCGGCGTCGGTCTATTACACCGAGGCGCGCAAGTTTGCCCGGCTCTGCTCGGAGCAGTCGGCCAAGCTCGGCCACAAGGAGTATGTCGTGGTGACCGGCGGCGGCCCGGGCGTCATGGAGGCGGGAAACCGCGGCGCGGCCGACGCCGGCGCCCCGTCGATCGGCTTCAATATCGTGCTGCCGCACGAGCAGGCGCCGAACAGCTACGTTACGCCCGAACTATCGTTCAATTTCCACTACTTCGCCATCCGCAAGATGCACTTCCTGCTGCGCGCCAGGGCCGTCGCAGTTTTCCCGGGCGGCTTCGGCACGCTCGACGAACTGTTCGAGACGGTGACGCTGATGCAGACGGGGCGCCTGGCGCTCGTGCCGCTCCTGCTCTTCGGCGAAAAATTCTGGCGCTCGATCATCAATTTCCAGGCTCTGGCGGATTTCGGCACGATCGCGCCGAACGATATCGATCTCGTCCACTTCGTCGAAACTGCGGAAGAGGCCTGGGACGTCATCGTGCGCTTCTACGAGACGGTTGACCCGAAGTCGATGCCCATGGCATCGGGCCGGCGATAG
- a CDS encoding anti-sigma factor, with protein sequence MTTQKPESGDSRRDEVIAGEYVLGVLSDEDRRKVEARMASDSDFAAMVIRWQNNLASFDDAYEQVARSVRGSAPGEQAIVDTPQRPPGLWQSLPLWRSLALASLAAVVVLAASSVGLFGGGTGGASLVADLSGEGNAIDLVARFDPASGRLMVTPVAASQTEEKALELWLIRGTAPAVSLGVLPQSGEGEIPLSSGDRGKVTSGATLAVSVEPPGGSPTGSPSGAVIARGTVRYR encoded by the coding sequence ATGACGACGCAGAAGCCCGAAAGCGGGGATTCCCGCCGCGATGAAGTAATCGCGGGGGAATACGTGCTGGGCGTTCTATCCGACGAAGACCGCCGGAAGGTCGAGGCGCGCATGGCCTCGGACAGTGATTTTGCGGCCATGGTCATCCGCTGGCAGAATAATCTCGCTTCCTTCGACGACGCCTACGAACAGGTCGCCCGTTCCGTGCGCGGATCGGCACCGGGCGAGCAGGCGATAGTCGACACGCCACAGCGCCCGCCCGGTCTGTGGCAGTCGCTGCCTCTCTGGCGCAGCCTCGCGCTTGCATCGCTCGCCGCAGTCGTTGTTCTTGCCGCCTCGTCGGTCGGCCTTTTCGGCGGGGGTACGGGCGGAGCGTCGCTGGTGGCTGACCTTTCCGGAGAGGGCAACGCCATCGACCTTGTCGCACGCTTCGATCCCGCATCCGGACGCCTGATGGTGACCCCGGTTGCCGCCAGTCAGACGGAAGAAAAGGCTCTGGAACTCTGGTTGATCAGAGGCACTGCCCCGGCGGTCTCGCTTGGCGTGCTGCCACAATCCGGCGAAGGGGAAATCCCGCTGTCGTCGGGCGACCGCGGCAAGGTCACCTCGGGCGCCACACTCGCCGTCAGTGTCGAGCCGCCCGGCGGATCGCCGACCGGCTCGCCCAGCGGCGCGGTCATTGCCCGCGGGACCGTGCGTTATCGCTGA
- a CDS encoding pyrimidine 5'-nucleotidase, translated as MKKLDRLPTRAEFSHVTDWVFDLDNTLYPHHVNLFAQIDRNMTAYVAELLSLDPAEAKKLQKAYYRDHGTTLQGLMIHHGVDPNDFLERAHAIDYSVVPADPALGEAIRALPGRKFIFTNGSTAHAEMTARALGILDHFDEIFDIVAADFVPKPAGDTYDKFMSLHRVDTRNAVMFEDLPRNLVVPKALGMKTVLLVPRNLEYEFVEAWETSSDADEQIDYVTEDLTGFLSRVVATV; from the coding sequence ATGAAGAAGCTCGATCGCCTGCCCACCCGTGCCGAATTCTCCCATGTCACCGACTGGGTCTTCGATCTCGACAACACGCTCTATCCGCACCACGTCAATCTCTTCGCCCAGATCGACCGCAACATGACGGCTTACGTGGCAGAACTGCTGTCGCTCGATCCGGCGGAGGCGAAGAAGCTGCAGAAGGCCTATTACCGCGATCACGGCACCACGCTTCAGGGGCTGATGATCCATCACGGCGTCGATCCGAACGACTTTCTCGAGCGGGCACACGCGATCGACTACAGCGTGGTTCCCGCGGATCCGGCGCTTGGCGAGGCGATCCGGGCCTTGCCCGGGCGCAAGTTCATCTTCACCAACGGCAGCACCGCCCATGCGGAGATGACGGCGCGCGCCCTCGGCATTCTCGATCATTTCGATGAAATCTTCGATATCGTCGCCGCCGATTTCGTCCCGAAGCCCGCCGGCGACACCTATGACAAGTTCATGAGCCTGCATCGGGTGGATACCCGGAACGCGGTGATGTTCGAGGACCTGCCACGCAACCTGGTCGTCCCGAAGGCACTTGGCATGAAGACCGTGCTGCTGGTGCCGCGCAATCTCGAATATGAATTCGTCGAAGCGTGGGAGACGTCGAGCGACGCGGATGAGCAGATCGACTACGTCACCGAGGATCTGACGGGCTTCCTCAGCCGCGTCGTTGCGACCGTGTAA
- a CDS encoding DMT family transporter encodes METWVLITIAAAFLQNVRSAMQKHLKGVMGTTGATFVRFGFGLPFALFYLAFLYRSGHALPVPGGTFLLWATIGGLAQIAATFLLVHLFSFRNFAVGTAYSRTEPAQAALFGLLFLGEKASPGAVVAIAISVVGVMLISVARTTLSIRSLLTSVFSRTAGTGLLSGTLFGLSAVSYRSASLALAPSLPAPDYLMQAGFTLSFVILLQTLAMLAWIVLREPDELGRIRGAWKPAALVGFVGASASFGWFSAMTLQQAAMVKVVAQVEMLFTFASSFFVFREWITRLELIGCLLIVLGVVTLLVL; translated from the coding sequence ATGGAAACCTGGGTTCTCATCACCATCGCCGCGGCATTCCTCCAGAATGTCCGCTCCGCCATGCAGAAACACTTAAAGGGCGTCATGGGAACGACGGGCGCCACTTTCGTACGCTTCGGCTTCGGCCTGCCCTTCGCGCTTTTCTACCTGGCCTTTCTCTACCGGTCGGGGCATGCCTTGCCGGTGCCGGGCGGCACGTTTCTTCTCTGGGCGACCATTGGCGGACTGGCGCAGATCGCGGCCACATTCCTGCTCGTCCACCTGTTCTCCTTCCGCAACTTCGCTGTCGGCACCGCCTATTCCCGTACGGAGCCGGCGCAGGCTGCCCTGTTCGGCCTGCTCTTCCTGGGCGAGAAAGCGAGCCCCGGCGCAGTCGTTGCGATCGCCATTTCCGTCGTCGGCGTTATGCTCATTTCCGTTGCTCGCACCACTTTGAGCATCCGGTCCCTACTAACCTCGGTCTTCAGTCGCACCGCGGGGACTGGTCTGCTCTCCGGCACTTTGTTCGGGCTCTCCGCCGTCTCCTACCGCTCCGCATCGCTGGCGCTGGCGCCGAGCCTGCCCGCTCCCGACTACCTGATGCAGGCAGGCTTTACCTTGAGTTTCGTCATCCTGCTGCAGACGCTCGCGATGCTGGCCTGGATCGTCCTGCGGGAACCGGACGAACTCGGCCGCATTCGCGGCGCATGGAAGCCCGCGGCTCTCGTCGGTTTCGTAGGCGCATCGGCATCGTTCGGCTGGTTTTCGGCAATGACCTTGCAACAGGCGGCGATGGTCAAAGTGGTGGCCCAGGTGGAGATGCTCTTCACCTTCGCCTCGTCCTTCTTCGTCTTCCGCGAATGGATCACCCGGCTCGAACTGATCGGCTGCCTGCTTATCGTGCTCGGCGTGGTGACGCTGCTCGTGCTCTGA